The following proteins come from a genomic window of Peromyscus eremicus chromosome 23, PerEre_H2_v1, whole genome shotgun sequence:
- the Cdk2ap1 gene encoding cyclin-dependent kinase 2-associated protein 1 isoform X2, with protein MSYKPNLTAHMPAAAAAAAALNAGSVHSPSTSMATSSQYRQLLSDYGPPSLGYTQGTGNSQVPQSKYAELLAIIEELGKEIRPTYAGSKSAMERLKRGIIHARSLVRECLAETERNARS; from the exons ATGTCGTACAAGCCGAACTTGACCGCGCACatgcccgccgccgccgccgccgccgccgccctcaACGCCG GAAGTGTCCACTCGCCTTCTACGAGCATGGCGACATCCTCCCAGTATCGCCAGCTGCTGAGTGACTACGGGCCACCATCACTAGGCTACACCCAG ggaACTGGAAATAGCCAGGTGCCTCAGAGTAAATATGCAGAGTTGCTGGCCATCATTGAGGAGCTGGGGAAAGAGATCAGACCCACGTATGCAGGGAGCAAGAGCGCCATGGAGAGACTAAAACGAG GCATCATTCATGCCCGAAGCCTGGTTCGGGAGT
- the Cdk2ap1 gene encoding cyclin-dependent kinase 2-associated protein 1 isoform X1 → MPRQPILSQEEKEARARERDRLKKRRRREDGLRRSLERQRNALAMRRRRWQKREVRRRLCQEAELQGLACRPGGEAREWRRQRREEQAKALDRELATMVQLRQEEERPEPRPSLIWGTGNSQVPQSKYAELLAIIEELGKEIRPTYAGSKSAMERLKRGIIHARSLVRECLAETERNARS, encoded by the exons ATGCCCCGGCAGCCCATCCTGTcccaggaggagaaggaggcccGGGCCCGGGAGCGGGACAGGCTGAAGAAGCGGCGACGGCGGGAGGACGGGCTGAGGCGCAGCCTGGAGCGGCAGCGCAATGCCCTGGCCATGCGGCGCCGTCGCTGGCAGAAGCGGGAGGTCAGGAGGCGCCTGTGCCAGGAGGCCGAGCTCCAAGGCCTGGCCTGCAGGCCGGGTGGCGAGGCTCGGGAGTGGAGGCGGCAGAGGCGAGAGGAGCAGGCCAAAGCCCTGGACAGAGAGCTGGCCACCATGGTCCAGCTGcggcaggaggaggagaggcctGAGCCGAGGCCTTCACTGATCTGG ggaACTGGAAATAGCCAGGTGCCTCAGAGTAAATATGCAGAGTTGCTGGCCATCATTGAGGAGCTGGGGAAAGAGATCAGACCCACGTATGCAGGGAGCAAGAGCGCCATGGAGAGACTAAAACGAG GCATCATTCATGCCCGAAGCCTGGTTCGGGAGT